Within Vicia villosa cultivar HV-30 ecotype Madison, WI linkage group LG1, Vvil1.0, whole genome shotgun sequence, the genomic segment ATTGTCTTGGAGACTACTTTAAACCAtacaaattttttttcaatttataaaCTAGTCTATCGTGTTCAATGTCACTAAATCCCCCCGTCTACTCCATCTAAATTTGCTTATATAGGTTACTGTGATGAAATGATGTCTTCACATTTATCTGTTATAAATGCATGTCTCATCTGGCTACCAAGGCTAACATTTTCAAATAGAAGCATGTTTGAAGAATGGAGAAAAAAATCTCATCATAGTCAATTCACTTTTGCTGTGAGTAACCCTTTGCTACAAAATCTCATCATAGTCTTCATACTCATATCTTTAGGGAGGGAATCATTTGACACTGGTGTCAAACATTAACTTTGACATCAAATTCTAcctctttattattattaattcaatGACTAAGATAGATTTCCTTAAAAAACTCATGtgttcatttttaaataaatatatcttaaactttagattaataataataaattggtAGAATTTGATGTCATGACACTTTGGAagacccacttatttttatgaaggtttaTTTTAGCAAgcattaattaaaaaatgattaaatgcaccttaaggtgcatgttGATAAAACACacattcataaaaataagtgggtgtattttagCAAATCTATGTGTGGTTTGctaaaatacacccacttatttttatgaagatGTGTTTTAGCAAGTTTtaactaaaaaattattaaatgcaCCATAAAATGtatgttgctaaaatagacctttaTAAAATTAAGTGGATTCCCGCACTCTCCAATCACCTATCCACAAGAAACAATTGAGCCCAAGACCCGTTtcaaattttcatatattgtGTTTTTCTTTGTCTTAATATGATTCATACTCAATCATTTATGTAGTCCGAAAATACACTTTGTATGGAGAGCCTTTCTTTTAAACGATAAAAAAAACTAGTTTTGAATTTTAAAGTCGATTAAaaaccatttttctcaaaagtaaaTTGTAACCAGTTTTTGTTTTGCTAAAAAAGTATGACTAGCAATCCAACCCATTGTGAATTTGTGATACTAGttataatgttttaatgttgtttGTTTACTTTGCACAACCTGATTTGAGAACTTGAAAATGCTGAGAAAGCCACAATAGCATGAAACAGAACTAAGCCTAAGAAGCTCTTCATTGTACTTGTACTATGTGCACACTTTGCTAAAACCTTCTTCACCTGTCAATTAATTCAAAGTAGCTGCTTCACAAATGCAGACATCATTTAactaaaattttgaatttaaacaaatATAACATATCGAATACAGAACTTCCCAGTTACATCTCTGAAACATCCCTAAAGCTAAATCCCTATTTTAAGCTCCCCTACTCCAGCAACTTAATGACTATGAAGCATCAAGCAGAAACATCAAATGAATGTGAAAAAATCAGTCCAAAAACACAGCTTTGCATTTTCTTATGGTATGATGCATACCAAAACTTTTTGCAGGGGAATCTGGTGGAGGCAGCAAGTGACTTTCATTATAGTTGATAGAAACAAGACAAAGACCGTGTGGTGGAagaaaaaacgagtattttgcaAGCTCCGTGCGATCTCGACTTGCCATAATATGTGGAACAATGTCCGGAGGAATCGCTTCCTTACCTACTTGAAGCAATAAAGCCACCTAAAAATGCAAACAGATACATGTCATTAGTATTACCATTCAATATCATCAACTATACCGTAATTTTGCATTTGCAAAAGAACTTTTTTTATGAATACCATGTTTCGGACTTGTCTGTACAAGAAACCCGAGCCTTCGACTTCTAGCTGTAAAAGAGCTCCCTACACATAGATGTTGAAATGATCAACTTAATAGTATTCCTAGTTCCCGAAAAATAAACCAAGATGCCGCAAAAATGGAAAATTTAGTGCGAAATATTGATAATAAGTACCATTTCTTTCACGCCAAATCGGAAAATATGTTTCACTGGATCAGGTACGCGATCATTatgagatgcattttcgaaagcAGAGAAATCGTGCTTCCCAATAAAATATTGCGCAGCTTCTCTCATAGCAGCGCTATTGAGTTTATACATATTATGGTAAGCGAAATGGCGCTGGAACGGATCCATGACGGTATCACTGTAAATCTTGTAATGATAAATCTTACTTTTTACCGAAAACCGAGCATGGAATTCATCGGACGCAGGGCTGATCTCTCTAAGTCGGATATCAGAAGGAAGAAGACCATTTAAAGCCGCGTGAATTCTATCCAAGTTTTCGTAATTAAAGGGTGTAAGAAAATGTGCAACCTGCCGTCACAATAAGATATGAAACTCCAATTCAACGGTTGCTAGTTGAAAATTGAAAATGGCATATATACCTGACCCCAGGCATGGACTCCTGCATCAGTTCTGCTTGCACCAACCAACTGAAGATCCTTCCTTTGAAGCTTTGTTGTTTGAATTAAAGCTTTTTCGATTGCGCATTGTATAGTGGGGGGAGACTCCTGATATTGCCAACCTGAAAATATAAATTCGTCTGGTAAGGATTGTCTCTACTTATAAGCACGTGTTGAAACCAAACCATATATTGTTCGACGtgaaaatttaatataatataatatggaAAAAagagatatgcactgacagtgtaaaactgtcAACCAATAACGATCATGAATCAGGATAAGTCAgactgaaaatttaaaaaagcTTGTATGACATGGCAGAACGTTATATTCTAATTGCATATTTTTTACACTGTCGGTGTATAACCACTAAACTCTAATACTGGAACAAGACACAGTAACACAATGACCCATGTTAATGTTTTTTTGAGATAGGTAAAGAGGAACATGCCTGCATATCTGGTTCCATCATATGCCAAAACCAAGCGCCACTTATACCCATTTTGATTGGGTTTCACTTCCACAACATCACTAGAATTCAACTGCAAAATTCACCCAGAAGAAAACGttgattaattatgatgagaAAGATGGAAGAAGGAGGGAAGTGATAGAGAATTGATTGAAAGATAACATACCGAAAGAAGGGAAGTTGGAGATGGCAACGGAGCAACCAGTGGTGTTGCTGCGGCAGCACAATTCATCTCTCTCAAACATCAACTACAATGTGCCTGTTATTcttcatttttaattaattatctctTTGCTTTTTGGaagataaaatttcaaaaaaaaatattcaaaaatattattttatttttgagtaATTTCTTACATAGATATTTCATTTATTGAATGTTAAATTTTctcatttaatttataataaatcaatttaaaaatataatgttttttaatttttttacgaTAAATGGAACGgacttttaaaatgttttatttttttatcaagtaCTTCGACTAAAACATTCAGGACTTCGACATCAGCATGTGAACAGActtcgacatcatgcttaatCTATGTCGAACCAAGAAGTTACCATTGTCGGCACTAGAGTatgatccaaaatctcacaaatctctaCCTTTGAACAAACTCTAAGACATCAAGGAAACAAACTAACTTTCTTCATGCagttttatcaactgcatacaatagaaaaacttgcaacttgacAATGTCTTAGTGATCATATCAACAACATTATATTTTGTTGAAACCTTCAGTATTtgaacttctccacgctcgacTATCTCTTTGGAGAAATGCAGTCTCACATCGATGTGCTAAGTTAGCTCATGATAAGCTGAATTATTCCACAGGTGTATCACACTTTAgctatcacatttaacaatgattgattgaccttgaagttttacctccttagagaaaccttcaagccacaatgcttctttcacaacttcagtgtGGGTAATATATTTCGCTTCAGTGGTTGAGaaggcaacaaccttctgaagtgtcgCTTTCCAACTGATTGATGTGCAAAACATAGTGAAAATATATCCAAAAATAGTTTTTTTGGAATCCATACAACATGTATAATCAGCGTCGACATATCCTTCAGTTTCTACTTAACTACAATCACCACGGGCTCCACCATAAATCAGGACtttattcagagacccatttatgtatctTAGAATCCATATACCTACTTATAAGGATCGCTCCGTAGGATATGTTTGGCCTCATACAGACCatatcatacatcaaagaacctattATACTAGCATATGGAATGATATTCATATAGTCTCTTTCAGCTTCAATACTCGGACTTTGAGTTgtactcaacttgaattgaggaTTTGTTGGTGTCATAAtaggctttgaattcgacatatCAAAATTGTCGAGAATCTTCTGTAGCTATGTCTATTAAGATAAGCATAATCTCGGCTGCTTTTATCTCTCTGGATATCAATCCCAAGAATTTTGGATGCAGCTCCCAGACCCTTCATgccgaactccttattgagtttaaCCTTCACCTTCATTACATCCTCGACATGGTTGCTTGCTatgataatatcatccacataaagccaAAAAATTACAAGTGAACTTTTAGGTCCAATACTGAAGTAAACACAGTAGTCAAACTGGATCCTagtgaaacttatgtgtgccatgaatttgtcgaatctcctattccattgACGAGGAGATTTTTTCAGGCTGTATACGACCTatcagcttgcacacataatcatCCTTTCCCTTTTTTGCATACCCTTTAGGTTGCCTTATTGgaattgtttcatctagatcaccatacaagaaagcGGTTTTCACATCCCTCTGTTCAAGTTCTAGGTCGAACTTTGCCACCATGGATAACAACATTCTAATGGatatatgcttcacaacaggttAGAACACATCTTTGAAGTCAACTCCTTATTTCTGAGTGAACCCCCTAGCAACCAACTTTGCACTGTATCTCTTCGACATCACTCCTTTGATTCCTTTATTAACCTTAAAAATACACTTACAATTGACTAACTTGGCCCCTAAAGGTTTCTCAATCAGCTCCCAAGTGctattatcatgaagagatttcatagAATCATCCATGGCTTTCATTCATTCAGTCTTATTTGGACTTTTCACAACTTTCTTGTAGTCTTAAGGTTTTTCATTAAGAACCTCATTTGTAGAGATTAAGGCAAATGCTATGAGATCTACAtaaccaagtctctgaggtggcttaatgactcttctcgacctctCTCTAGCCAGTAGGTAGTCATTATCAGTCTCCTCATCTTCATCAGCAACTTGggctt encodes:
- the LOC131602104 gene encoding uncharacterized protein LOC131602104 translates to MNCAAAATPLVAPLPSPTSLLSLNSSDVVEVKPNQNGYKWRLVLAYDGTRYAGWQYQESPPTIQCAIEKALIQTTKLQRKDLQLVGASRTDAGVHAWGQVAHFLTPFNYENLDRIHAALNGLLPSDIRLREISPASDEFHARFSVKSKIYHYKIYSDTVMDPFQRHFAYHNMYKLNSAAMREAAQYFIGKHDFSAFENASHNDRVPDPVKHIFRFGVKEMGALLQLEVEGSGFLYRQVRNMVALLLQVGKEAIPPDIVPHIMASRDRTELAKYSFFLPPHGLCLVSINYNESHLLPPPDSPAKSFGMHHTIRKCKAVFLD